From Acomys russatus chromosome 25, mAcoRus1.1, whole genome shotgun sequence, a single genomic window includes:
- the Nmral1 gene encoding nmrA-like family domain-containing protein 1 encodes MAEKKLVVVFGATGAQGGSVARTLLEDGTFRVRVVTRNPEQKAAKALKLQGAEVVRGDQDDKASMELALTGAHATFIVTNYWEKCSQDQEVQQGKLLADLAKRLGLRYVVYSGLESIRKLTAGKLSAGHFDGKGEVEEYFRDIGVPMTSVRLPCYFENLLSYFLPQKAADGESYLLDLPMGDVPMDGMAVSDLGPVVLSLLKEPDEYVGQNIGLSTCRHTAEEYAALLSRHTGKTIHHAKTTPDEYEKLGFPGARDLANMFRFYALKPDRNIDLTLRLNPKARTLDQWLEQHKGDFAQL; translated from the exons ATGGCCGAGAAGAAACTGGTGGTGGTATTTGGAGCCACAG GTGCCCAAGGCGGCTCAGTGGCACGCACGTTGCTGGAAGATGGGACATTCAGGGTTCGAGTGGTAACAAGGAACCCTGAACAGAAAGCAGCCAAAGCGCTGAAGCTGCAAGGCGCGGAAGTAGTGCGAGGGGACCAGGATGACAAAGCTAGCATGGAGCTGGCGCTGACAGGGGCTCATGCCACCTTCATCGTCACTAACTACTGGGAGAAGTGCAGCCAGGACCAAGAAGTCCAGCAG GGTAAGCTTCTAGCAGATCTAGCCAAACGCCTGGGCCTCCGTTATGTAGTCTATAGTGGCCTGGAGAGCATCAGGAAGCTGACTGCTGGGAAGCTGTCGGCAGGACACTTTGATGGCAAAGGGGAGGTGGAGGAGTACTTCCGAGACATCGGTGTCCCCATGACCAGTGTGCGGCTGCCTTGCTATTTCGAGAACCTCCTTTCCTATTTCCTGCCCCAGAAAGCTGCAGATGGAGAGAGCTACTTGCTGG ACTTGCCCATGGGCGATGTCCCCATGGATGGGATGGCCGTGAGTGACCTGGGCCCCGTGGTGCTCAGCTTGCTGAAGGAGCCAGACGAGTATGTGGGGCAGAACATCGGGCTCAGTACCTGCAGGCACACCGCAGAGGAGTACGCTGCTTTGCTCAGCAGGCACACTGGCAAGACTATACATCATGCCAAG ACAACTCCGGACGAATACGAGAAGCTTGGCTTCCCGGGGGCCCGAGACTTGGCCAACATGTTCCGCTTCTATGCCCTGAAACCTGACCGGAACATTGATCTGACCCTGCGACTCAACCCCAAGGCCCGGACCTTGGACCAGTGGCTGGAGCAGCACAAAGGGGACTTTGCACAGCTGTGA